In Deltaproteobacteria bacterium, a genomic segment contains:
- a CDS encoding diguanylate cyclase — protein MKVTCRRVLVVDDEIEIRNLMKEFVEHFGYEAETAADGREALELVGRRPFDIIITDIQMPDISGLDLIDNIKKSYPDIELIAVTGYNMEYRYTDVINVGATDFITKPVDANELHAKILRIFRELDLRAELRRLTVRDALTDLYNRRFFDERGKEEVARALRQKFSLFLILIDIDKFKPFNDRFGHQAGDDVLRFLAEVISCSIRKDMDISFRYGGDEFGVLVPQVAAEQARGVAERIRKKYLKGKYNATSLSLGLAQLEDDGMEHDNHFYLLIKRADDALYSAKKQGGNLVTFYSDNPSNE, from the coding sequence GTGAAAGTGACTTGCAGACGCGTCTTAGTCGTGGATGACGAGATAGAGATTCGAAACCTCATGAAGGAATTCGTGGAGCACTTCGGATACGAGGCGGAAACCGCTGCGGACGGCAGGGAAGCCCTCGAACTGGTAGGCCGGAGGCCATTTGATATCATCATCACGGACATCCAGATGCCCGACATTAGCGGACTCGATCTTATTGATAACATTAAGAAATCATATCCCGACATCGAGCTCATCGCCGTGACGGGGTATAACATGGAATATCGTTATACCGACGTGATCAATGTGGGCGCCACTGACTTCATTACCAAGCCCGTCGACGCCAACGAGCTGCACGCCAAGATACTGCGCATCTTCAGGGAGCTGGATTTGAGGGCTGAGCTCCGGCGCTTGACCGTACGGGACGCACTTACGGACCTTTACAATCGACGGTTTTTCGACGAGCGCGGCAAAGAAGAGGTGGCCAGAGCCTTACGCCAGAAATTTTCTCTTTTTCTGATTTTGATCGACATAGACAAGTTCAAACCTTTTAATGACAGGTTCGGACATCAGGCCGGAGATGATGTCCTTCGGTTTCTGGCTGAAGTAATCTCCTGCTCCATTCGAAAGGATATGGATATCAGCTTCAGATATGGAGGAGATGAATTCGGAGTGCTCGTGCCTCAGGTCGCCGCCGAGCAGGCCAGGGGCGTCGCCGAACGGATTCGGAAGAAATATCTGAAAGGAAAGTATAACGCCACGTCCTTGAGCCTGGGACTTGCTCAACTCGAAGATGACGGAATGGAGCATGACAATCACTTCTATCTTTTGATCAAACGCGCCGACGATGCTTTGTATTCGGCTAAGAAACAGGGCGGGAACCTGGTAACCTTCTACTCCGACAATCCTTCAAATGAGTAG
- a CDS encoding DUF4911 domain-containing protein — protein MDCIQRVYYIDRSQLAFFKFVLEGHEGLALITTLDPKVGKIAVFVPPGREGELDTILEALEAEVRLRPAEGEDKC, from the coding sequence ATGGACTGTATTCAACGAGTATACTATATAGATCGGAGTCAACTGGCCTTCTTCAAATTCGTGCTCGAGGGGCATGAAGGCCTGGCTCTTATAACGACTCTGGATCCGAAAGTCGGGAAGATCGCTGTGTTCGTCCCCCCGGGTCGTGAAGGGGAGTTGGATACCATTCTGGAGGCCTTGGAAGCGGAGGTCCGCCTTCGTCCGGCCGAAGGCGAGGACAAATGCTGA